From Mycolicibacterium cosmeticum, a single genomic window includes:
- a CDS encoding NAD(P)-dependent alcohol dehydrogenase, with protein MTTTVSAYAATSATSPLTKTTVERRAVGPHDVAFDIKFAGICHSDIHTVKAEWGTPSYPVVPGHEIAGVVTEVGSEVTKYKVGDHVGVGCFIDSCRECDNCKAGLEQYCTGEYGMHGTYNSTERDGSPTYGGYSTAIVVDENYVLRIPDSIPLDKAAPLLCAGITLFSPLKHWNAGPGKQVAVIGLGGLGHMGVKLAHAMGAHVTVLSQSLKKMEDGLRLGADEYYATSDPDTFTKLAGRFDLILNTVSANLSMGDYLGLLKVDGTLVELGIPEHPLEVPAFPLAGGRRSIAGSMIGGIPETQEMLDFCAEHDVTPEIEVIEASYVNEAYDRVLSSDVRYRFVIDASTI; from the coding sequence ATGACGACCACCGTTTCCGCCTACGCCGCCACCTCGGCCACCAGCCCGCTGACCAAGACCACCGTCGAGCGCCGCGCCGTCGGCCCGCACGACGTCGCCTTCGACATCAAGTTCGCGGGCATCTGTCACAGCGACATCCATACCGTGAAGGCCGAGTGGGGCACCCCCAGCTACCCGGTCGTACCGGGCCATGAGATCGCCGGTGTGGTCACCGAGGTCGGGTCCGAGGTCACCAAGTACAAGGTCGGCGATCACGTCGGGGTGGGCTGCTTCATCGACTCCTGCCGTGAGTGCGACAACTGCAAGGCCGGTCTGGAGCAGTACTGCACCGGCGAGTACGGCATGCACGGCACCTACAACTCGACCGAACGCGACGGCAGCCCGACCTACGGCGGCTACAGCACCGCGATCGTCGTCGACGAGAACTACGTGCTGCGCATCCCGGACTCGATTCCGCTGGACAAGGCCGCTCCGCTGCTGTGCGCCGGCATCACCCTGTTCTCCCCGCTGAAGCACTGGAACGCGGGCCCGGGCAAGCAGGTGGCCGTCATCGGCCTGGGCGGCCTGGGCCACATGGGTGTCAAGCTGGCCCATGCGATGGGCGCGCACGTCACGGTGCTCAGCCAGTCGCTGAAGAAGATGGAGGATGGTCTGCGACTCGGCGCCGACGAGTACTACGCCACCTCCGACCCCGACACCTTCACCAAGCTGGCCGGCCGGTTCGACCTGATCCTCAACACCGTGTCGGCCAACCTCAGCATGGGCGACTACCTGGGCCTGCTCAAGGTCGACGGCACGCTGGTGGAGCTGGGTATCCCCGAGCATCCGCTGGAGGTGCCGGCGTTCCCGCTGGCCGGTGGGCGGCGCAGCATCGCGGGATCGATGATCGGCGGCATCCCCGAGACCCAGGAGATGCTCGACTTCTGCGCCGAGCACGATGTCACCCCGGAGATCGAGGTCATCGAGGCGTCCTACGTCAACGAGGCCTACGACCGGGTGCTGTCATCGGACGTGCGCTACCGCTTCGTCATCGACGCGTCCACGATCTGA
- a CDS encoding xanthine dehydrogenase family protein molybdopterin-binding subunit, with the protein MTAVGRPVNRVEGRAKVTGATRYTADTPVAGVTYAALVQSEIPHGVVTEESVAAAAAAATAAPGVLYVLTPLNCPPLQVLPEDLTWDLPLERRPPLSDLTVQYVGQHLAVVVADSPENAAQAAALMRFEYRSAPAQLTATQVLDEPVPADERGGLIRHGAYHPDHFVKLADELLQDRRGPDTEPAGVRIAARYTTARNTHYPIELSATIAEWTGDTLTVHDSTRWITGERRALAAYLGIPEERVHIVSEFVGGAFGSKSFLWMHVVLCAVAARAVGRPVKLVLTRNQMFTSTGHRPSTEQRLALVADTDGALLSTEQHTLTETSTVAHFCEPVGLSARFLYESPRLAVSHTVARINAPTPCFMRGPGEAPGLFALEVAMDELAERLQLDPVALRLANDAQLDQPSGRPYSGKHLAECYEQGARRFGWADRSPVPRSMRRGGVQVGWGVATATYPGRRMPAGCRVETDADGRVRFASATHEIGTGVRTVMTQLAADGCGLPLEQVSFSSGDSSFPDAPYSGASQTTATVGSAVHAAAREWRRRLAEHCPDYDGDPTTLAGLLRRGGAALRAELSFTASAGGAAETGPLSQSFGAHFCEVEVDEQIGRATVTRWTAVLDCGRVLNPKLATNQVMGGITFGIGMALLEQVPRDPSTAQLIGEYYVPTHADRPEFDIAFVDVADFGLDPIGVRGIGEIGTCGVPAAIANAIHHATGKRLRDLPITLESLMAPFSPRYEEPR; encoded by the coding sequence ATGACGGCCGTCGGCAGGCCGGTCAACCGGGTCGAGGGACGCGCCAAGGTCACCGGGGCCACGCGGTACACCGCCGACACCCCGGTGGCCGGGGTGACCTACGCGGCATTGGTGCAGTCCGAGATTCCGCACGGTGTGGTGACCGAGGAATCGGTGGCGGCCGCCGCGGCAGCCGCCACCGCCGCGCCCGGTGTGCTGTACGTCCTGACCCCGCTGAACTGTCCACCGCTGCAGGTGCTGCCCGAGGATCTCACCTGGGACCTGCCGCTGGAGCGCCGGCCACCGCTGTCGGACCTGACGGTCCAGTACGTGGGCCAGCACTTGGCCGTGGTGGTCGCGGATTCGCCCGAGAACGCGGCGCAGGCGGCGGCCCTGATGCGGTTCGAATATCGCAGCGCACCAGCACAATTGACGGCCACCCAGGTGCTCGACGAGCCGGTGCCCGCCGACGAGCGGGGCGGTCTCATCCGGCACGGGGCCTACCACCCCGACCATTTCGTCAAACTCGCCGACGAGTTGCTGCAAGATCGGCGCGGGCCGGATACCGAACCGGCCGGGGTGCGGATCGCCGCCCGGTACACCACCGCGCGCAACACCCACTATCCGATCGAATTGTCGGCCACCATCGCCGAATGGACCGGTGACACCCTGACGGTGCACGACAGCACCCGGTGGATCACCGGTGAACGCCGGGCCCTGGCCGCCTATCTCGGGATCCCCGAAGAGCGCGTGCACATCGTCTCCGAGTTCGTCGGTGGCGCGTTCGGGTCCAAGAGCTTCCTGTGGATGCACGTGGTGTTGTGTGCCGTCGCGGCGCGCGCGGTGGGCCGTCCGGTGAAACTGGTGCTGACCCGCAATCAGATGTTCACCTCGACCGGTCACCGGCCGAGCACCGAACAACGGCTGGCGCTGGTCGCCGACACCGACGGTGCCCTGCTCAGTACCGAACAACACACCCTGACCGAGACCTCCACCGTCGCGCACTTCTGCGAACCGGTGGGCCTGTCCGCACGCTTCCTGTACGAGTCACCGCGACTGGCGGTTTCGCACACGGTGGCCCGGATCAACGCACCCACCCCGTGTTTCATGCGCGGTCCCGGCGAGGCGCCCGGCCTGTTCGCGCTCGAGGTCGCCATGGACGAACTGGCCGAACGGCTGCAGCTGGACCCGGTGGCGCTGCGGCTGGCCAACGACGCGCAGCTCGACCAGCCCAGCGGGCGCCCGTATTCGGGCAAGCATCTGGCCGAGTGTTACGAGCAGGGCGCGCGACGGTTCGGCTGGGCGGACCGATCGCCGGTACCCCGCTCGATGCGGCGGGGCGGTGTGCAGGTCGGCTGGGGCGTGGCCACCGCCACCTACCCGGGCCGCCGGATGCCGGCCGGTTGCCGGGTGGAAACCGACGCCGACGGCCGGGTCCGATTCGCCTCGGCCACCCACGAGATCGGCACCGGGGTGCGCACCGTGATGACACAGCTGGCCGCCGACGGCTGCGGATTGCCGCTCGAGCAGGTCAGTTTCAGCTCCGGTGACTCCAGCTTTCCCGACGCTCCCTACAGCGGCGCCTCGCAGACCACCGCCACGGTCGGCTCGGCCGTGCACGCGGCGGCGCGAGAATGGCGGCGCCGGCTGGCCGAGCACTGCCCCGACTACGACGGGGATCCCACGACACTGGCGGGCCTGCTGCGCCGCGGCGGCGCTGCGCTGCGCGCCGAGCTCAGCTTCACCGCGTCGGCCGGGGGAGCCGCCGAGACCGGCCCGTTGTCCCAATCCTTCGGTGCGCACTTCTGCGAGGTCGAGGTCGACGAGCAGATCGGCAGGGCCACCGTGACGCGCTGGACGGCGGTGCTGGACTGCGGGCGGGTACTCAACCCGAAACTGGCCACCAACCAGGTGATGGGCGGTATCACCTTCGGGATCGGAATGGCCCTGCTGGAGCAGGTGCCGCGCGACCCGAGCACCGCCCAACTGATCGGCGAGTATTACGTGCCGACCCATGCCGACCGACCGGAGTTCGACATCGCCTTCGTCGACGTCGCCGATTTCGGGTTGGACCCGATCGGGGTGCGCGGCATCGGCGAGATCGGCACCTGCGGGGTGCCCGCGGCCATCGCCAACGCCATTCACCACGCCACCGGAAAACGGTTGCGGGACTTGCCGATAACCCTGGAGAGCCTGATGGCACCCTTCTCACCCCGGTACGAGGAGCCGAGATGA
- a CDS encoding DUF3349 domain-containing protein yields MTTSTSLVARILDWLRAGYPEGVPGADRVPLLALLRNTPLTEEQVKEVVANITATGSPALADGAIGHDEIEAFIAEVTHHDAGPENVRRVAAKLAAAGWPLSGVEELDN; encoded by the coding sequence GTGACCACGTCGACCTCGCTCGTCGCCCGTATCCTGGACTGGCTGCGCGCCGGATACCCCGAGGGCGTGCCCGGTGCCGACCGGGTGCCGCTGCTGGCCCTGCTGCGCAACACCCCGCTGACCGAGGAGCAGGTCAAGGAGGTCGTCGCGAACATCACCGCAACCGGCTCGCCCGCGCTGGCCGACGGCGCAATCGGCCACGACGAGATCGAGGCGTTCATCGCCGAGGTCACCCACCACGACGCCGGTCCGGAGAACGTCCGGCGCGTCGCCGCCAAACTGGCGGCGGCCGGGTGGCCGTTGTCCGGGGTGGAAGAGCTCGACAACTGA
- a CDS encoding (2Fe-2S)-binding protein: MKLTVNGTDTEIDTDVRATLLDVLRERMGLTGTKKGCDHGLCGACTVHVDGERVLSCLTLAVSIEGAEVTTVEGLADGDTLTPLQQAFVDHDGFQCGYCTPGQLSSAHALLREHARGDLCASTFDGPRADVVDGPPCLSGNEIRERMAGNICRCGAYANIVAAIASVTEDPS; encoded by the coding sequence ATGAAACTGACGGTGAACGGCACCGACACCGAGATCGACACCGATGTGCGCGCCACCCTGCTCGACGTGCTGCGCGAGCGAATGGGGCTCACCGGCACCAAGAAGGGCTGCGACCACGGCCTGTGCGGGGCCTGCACCGTGCACGTCGACGGCGAGCGGGTGCTCAGCTGCCTGACCCTGGCCGTGTCCATCGAGGGGGCCGAGGTCACCACGGTGGAGGGGCTGGCCGACGGTGACACGCTGACCCCGCTGCAACAGGCGTTCGTCGACCACGACGGATTCCAGTGCGGCTACTGCACTCCCGGGCAACTGTCCTCGGCGCACGCCCTGCTGCGCGAGCATGCCAGGGGCGACCTGTGCGCCAGTACCTTCGACGGGCCGCGCGCCGACGTGGTGGACGGGCCACCGTGCCTGTCCGGCAACGAGATCCGCGAACGCATGGCCGGCAACATCTGCCGCTGCGGCGCCTACGCCAACATCGTCGCCGCGATCGCCTCCGTCACCGAGGACCCATCGTGA
- a CDS encoding YciI family protein, translating into MFHVLTLTYLQPDDIVDRSRPAHLDWLAEEVAAGRVLLAGRTDGRGAVLVVGDMSAAEADAVIAGDPYTRAGVARYDRVSFTAGFRAPGL; encoded by the coding sequence GTGTTCCACGTGCTGACGCTGACCTACCTGCAGCCCGACGACATCGTCGACCGGAGCCGGCCCGCCCACCTGGACTGGCTGGCCGAGGAGGTGGCCGCGGGACGGGTGCTGCTGGCCGGGCGCACCGATGGCCGCGGCGCCGTCCTCGTGGTCGGCGACATGTCGGCCGCGGAGGCCGACGCCGTCATCGCCGGGGACCCGTACACCCGGGCGGGCGTGGCGCGCTATGACCGGGTGAGCTTCACGGCCGGATTCCGCGCCCCAGGTCTATAA
- a CDS encoding TetR/AcrR family transcriptional regulator, translating to MSLTRAGRPRLQTQRRPGMTARDEILDAAGELFTTLGYAGTSTRSIAESVGIRQASLYHYFDTKDDILCALLSQTVTPTLAFIPALVDAAPALTAAEHLHALASFDGDQLLNGRWNLGALYLLPELRDARLEPFWSDRERLRLHYLASSRAVLECTGVHPAAADLPFRLVESLVNMWSEPHGPDRAELPVHVADACLRVLGSVDAATPRLRERSAAVIEWHRERVGAAAPGPAPR from the coding sequence ATGTCGCTCACCCGCGCCGGCCGACCCAGGCTGCAGACGCAGCGACGCCCCGGAATGACGGCCCGTGACGAAATCCTCGATGCGGCAGGCGAATTGTTCACCACGCTGGGATACGCGGGCACATCCACCCGGAGCATCGCCGAATCGGTCGGCATCCGGCAGGCGTCGCTGTATCACTACTTCGACACCAAGGACGACATCCTGTGCGCCCTGCTGAGCCAGACCGTCACCCCGACCCTGGCATTCATCCCGGCGCTGGTGGACGCCGCCCCGGCGTTGACGGCCGCGGAGCACCTGCACGCGCTGGCCAGCTTCGACGGTGACCAGTTGCTCAACGGGCGCTGGAACCTGGGCGCGCTCTACCTGCTACCCGAACTGCGGGATGCGCGGCTGGAACCGTTCTGGTCCGACCGGGAGCGGCTGCGGCTGCATTATCTGGCGTCGAGCCGGGCGGTGCTGGAGTGCACCGGGGTACATCCGGCGGCGGCCGACCTGCCGTTCCGGCTGGTCGAGTCGCTGGTCAACATGTGGTCGGAACCGCACGGCCCGGACCGGGCCGAGCTGCCCGTCCACGTCGCCGACGCGTGCCTGAGGGTGCTGGGCAGTGTGGACGCGGCGACGCCGCGACTGCGGGAGCGCAGCGCGGCGGTGATCGAGTGGCACCGTGAGCGCGTGGGCGCTGCCGCCCCGGGACCGGCGCCCCGATAA
- a CDS encoding response regulator, giving the protein MRVVIAEDDVLLREGVASLLQRSGFEVVGQAGDAPTLLEVVRAQRPELVLTDIRMPPSHSAEGLDAARTIRAELPDTGIVVLSAHIDVEHATELLAGGHAIGYLLKTRVTDVEDFVDTLNRVAAGASVIDPALVTELVSARRRNDPLSALSSREREVLALMAEGLSNAGIGRRLWVTEGTVEKHVRSILTKLDLPETGDDHRRVRAVILFLDSR; this is encoded by the coding sequence ATACGAGTTGTCATCGCCGAGGACGACGTGCTGTTGCGGGAGGGCGTGGCGAGTCTGCTGCAACGGTCGGGATTCGAGGTCGTCGGGCAGGCCGGTGACGCGCCGACCCTGCTCGAGGTGGTGCGGGCGCAACGGCCCGAGTTGGTGCTCACCGACATCCGCATGCCACCCAGCCACAGCGCCGAAGGGCTGGACGCCGCCCGCACCATCCGCGCCGAGCTCCCGGACACCGGCATCGTGGTGCTCTCGGCGCATATCGACGTCGAGCACGCCACCGAGCTGCTCGCCGGCGGGCACGCCATCGGGTACCTGCTCAAGACCCGCGTCACCGATGTGGAGGATTTCGTCGACACCCTCAACCGGGTGGCCGCGGGCGCGTCGGTCATCGATCCGGCGCTGGTCACCGAGCTGGTGTCGGCGCGGCGACGCAACGATCCGCTGTCCGCGCTGAGCTCACGGGAACGTGAGGTGCTGGCCCTGATGGCCGAGGGGCTGTCCAACGCGGGGATCGGCAGGCGACTCTGGGTGACCGAGGGCACGGTGGAAAAACACGTGCGCAGCATCCTGACCAAACTGGACCTGCCGGAGACCGGCGACGATCACCGGCGGGTGCGCGCGGTGATCCTGTTCCTGGACTCGCGCTGA
- a CDS encoding dipeptide ABC transporter ATP-binding protein has translation MGIVVSAVDAPSGDSAAITAVSAPEPVASIGDLHVTFRRGGRDVHALRGVTLGIAPGEILGLVGESGSGKSVLGFGMLGLLPAGTRIDGTISVAGSDMVHGDAKTLRKVRRLDLGAVFQDPMTSLNPTMRIGRQVAEAAGSTEEALKLLTAVGIPEPARRMRSYPHELSGGLRQRVMIAIAIAGDPELIIADEPTTALDVTVQAQVLTLLQGLRDQIGCSIVFITHDLGVAAQISDRIAVLYAGRIAEIGPTAEVLQTPAHPYTRGLLRSRLTLHTQRGRPLAALPGSVPSPLTPLPGCAFVPRCDLATEDCTRTPPDPIAVAPGRVSACLLPPGAAETEAQPAPAPESTAPSAGETAPLIELTDITKTFAVARRGKLQALRGVTLRVGHGESVALVGESGSGKSTLLRVIAGLEKQTSGTVTLAGGQRPQMVFQDAGASLTPWLSVGELIAERLRGTKMSRAQRRDAVIEVLDRVGLPAEVAKSRAGQLSGGQRQRVSLARATVVPPPVLLCDEPTSALDVSLAASVLNLIGDLRRSLDMSVVFVTHDLSVARVVADRIAVMYLGRIVEVGPAEQVIGDPVHPYTRALVDSIPDLGRESRVLPGEPASPLSPPPGCAFHPRCPIAVDACGGAELDVRLEGSPGNPHQVACIERKVR, from the coding sequence ATGGGCATCGTCGTTTCCGCGGTCGACGCGCCCTCCGGGGACAGCGCAGCGATCACCGCGGTATCGGCTCCCGAGCCCGTCGCGAGCATCGGCGATCTGCATGTGACGTTCCGCCGCGGCGGTCGCGACGTACACGCGCTGCGCGGTGTCACCCTCGGCATCGCACCCGGCGAGATCCTGGGCCTGGTGGGCGAATCCGGTTCGGGCAAGAGCGTCCTGGGGTTCGGCATGCTCGGGCTGTTGCCCGCGGGCACCCGCATCGACGGCACCATCTCGGTGGCGGGCTCGGACATGGTGCACGGTGACGCCAAGACCCTGCGCAAGGTGCGCCGCCTCGACCTGGGCGCGGTGTTCCAGGACCCGATGACCTCACTGAACCCCACCATGCGCATCGGCAGACAGGTCGCAGAGGCGGCCGGTAGCACCGAGGAAGCATTGAAACTGCTGACCGCGGTGGGCATCCCGGAGCCGGCGCGGCGCATGCGGTCCTATCCGCACGAACTGTCCGGCGGGCTGCGGCAGCGGGTGATGATCGCCATCGCCATCGCCGGCGACCCCGAACTCATCATCGCCGACGAGCCCACCACCGCACTCGACGTCACCGTCCAGGCACAGGTGCTGACCTTGTTGCAGGGACTGCGCGACCAGATCGGCTGCAGCATCGTCTTCATCACCCACGACCTCGGCGTGGCCGCGCAGATCTCGGATCGCATCGCGGTGCTGTACGCGGGCCGGATCGCCGAGATCGGGCCCACCGCCGAGGTACTCCAGACCCCCGCGCACCCCTACACCCGCGGGCTGCTGCGTTCCCGGCTGACCTTGCACACACAGCGCGGCAGGCCACTGGCCGCGCTGCCGGGCTCGGTGCCCAGCCCGCTGACACCGCTACCGGGGTGCGCGTTCGTGCCGCGCTGCGATCTGGCCACCGAGGACTGTACGAGAACACCGCCGGACCCGATCGCGGTGGCGCCGGGGCGGGTCAGCGCCTGCCTGCTGCCACCAGGTGCGGCCGAGACCGAAGCACAACCCGCGCCCGCGCCCGAGTCGACGGCCCCGAGCGCCGGCGAGACCGCCCCGTTGATCGAACTGACCGACATCACCAAGACTTTCGCGGTGGCCCGCCGCGGCAAGCTGCAGGCGCTGCGCGGGGTGACGCTCCGCGTCGGCCACGGTGAATCCGTGGCGCTGGTGGGGGAGAGCGGGTCGGGCAAATCGACGTTGCTGCGCGTCATCGCCGGGCTGGAGAAGCAGACCTCCGGCACCGTCACCTTGGCCGGTGGCCAACGGCCGCAGATGGTGTTCCAGGACGCCGGTGCCTCGCTGACCCCGTGGTTGTCGGTCGGTGAGCTGATCGCCGAACGGCTGCGCGGTACCAAGATGTCCCGGGCCCAGCGCCGCGATGCGGTCATCGAGGTGCTGGACCGCGTCGGGTTGCCCGCCGAGGTGGCCAAGTCGCGCGCCGGTCAGCTTTCCGGCGGTCAGCGCCAACGGGTTTCGCTGGCCCGGGCGACCGTGGTGCCCCCACCGGTGCTGTTGTGTGACGAGCCGACCAGCGCGCTGGACGTGTCGCTGGCCGCGTCCGTGCTCAACCTGATCGGTGACCTGCGCCGGAGTCTGGACATGTCGGTGGTGTTCGTGACGCACGACCTGTCGGTGGCCCGGGTGGTCGCCGACCGCATCGCGGTGATGTATCTGGGCCGCATCGTGGAGGTCGGCCCGGCCGAACAGGTCATCGGCGATCCGGTCCACCCCTACACCCGGGCACTCGTCGACTCCATCCCGGACCTGGGCCGCGAATCACGGGTGTTGCCAGGCGAACCCGCCAGTCCGTTGTCGCCGCCGCCGGGATGCGCGTTCCATCCGCGTTGCCCGATCGCCGTCGACGCCTGTGGCGGTGCCGAACTCGACGTGCGCCTGGAAGGTTCCCCGGGCAACCCGCACCAGGTCGCCTGCATCGAACGGAAGGTGCGCTGA
- a CDS encoding FAD binding domain-containing protein, giving the protein MKTFEFRHAVSVPDAISEAAAGARYFAGGTNLLDLMKTGVETPDALIDIRRIGLDDITVTPGGGVRIGAGVTNSAVANHRLIRTRYPVLSQAILSGATTQIRNMATAGGNLVQRTRCPYFMDPAFAQCNKRSPGSGCAAAAGFNREHALFGASAHCVAVHPSDMAVALAILDATVQLDGPAGERTIPIAEFFALPGDRPDRDNTMAPGELITAIELPPTPFADTSWYLKVRDRHSYAFALVSVAAGVHLDDGVIASAAIALGGVAAKPWRVPAAEAALRGERPGTAVFRHAAELLLAGAEPLSQNAFKVDLGKHSVVRALQRACGVNDG; this is encoded by the coding sequence GTGAAGACGTTCGAATTCCGGCACGCGGTCAGTGTTCCCGACGCGATCAGCGAAGCCGCCGCGGGCGCACGCTATTTCGCGGGCGGGACCAATCTGCTGGATCTGATGAAGACCGGGGTGGAGACCCCGGACGCGCTCATCGACATCCGTCGGATCGGGCTCGACGACATCACGGTCACGCCCGGTGGCGGCGTGCGCATCGGGGCCGGCGTGACCAACAGCGCGGTGGCCAACCACCGGCTCATCCGGACCCGCTATCCGGTGCTGTCCCAGGCCATCCTGTCCGGCGCCACCACGCAGATCCGCAACATGGCCACCGCGGGCGGCAACCTGGTGCAACGCACCCGGTGCCCGTACTTCATGGATCCCGCCTTCGCACAGTGCAACAAGCGGTCACCCGGGTCGGGCTGCGCGGCGGCGGCCGGCTTCAACCGGGAGCACGCGCTCTTCGGCGCCAGCGCGCACTGTGTGGCCGTGCACCCCTCCGATATGGCCGTCGCGCTGGCGATCCTGGACGCCACCGTGCAGTTGGACGGCCCGGCGGGGGAGCGCACCATCCCGATCGCGGAGTTCTTCGCGTTGCCCGGGGACCGGCCGGATCGGGACAACACGATGGCGCCGGGCGAGCTCATCACCGCAATCGAGCTGCCGCCGACGCCGTTCGCGGACACCAGCTGGTATCTCAAGGTGCGGGATCGGCACAGCTACGCATTCGCGCTGGTGTCGGTGGCCGCCGGCGTCCACCTGGACGACGGCGTGATCGCGTCGGCGGCCATCGCGCTCGGTGGGGTCGCGGCCAAACCCTGGCGGGTGCCGGCGGCCGAGGCGGCGCTGCGCGGTGAACGGCCGGGCACCGCGGTGTTCCGGCACGCCGCCGAACTGCTGTTAGCCGGCGCGGAGCCGTTGAGCCAGAACGCGTTCAAGGTCGACCTCGGCAAGCACAGCGTGGTTCGCGCCCTGCAACGTGCCTGCGGCGTGAACGACGGGTGA
- a CDS encoding response regulator, whose translation MSGSPVVRALIVDDSAAFRDAAATMLAHGGITVVGTATDGAGAVDASRALQPDVALVDVDLGADNGFDVAEQLTDVPVILISTHDEQDFADLIADSPARGFLPKFALSPEAIRGLLHG comes from the coding sequence ATGTCTGGTTCACCGGTTGTGCGGGCGCTGATCGTCGACGACAGCGCCGCGTTCCGGGATGCCGCGGCGACGATGCTGGCGCACGGCGGGATCACCGTCGTCGGCACGGCCACCGACGGCGCCGGTGCGGTGGACGCCAGCAGGGCGCTGCAACCCGATGTCGCGCTGGTGGACGTCGACCTCGGCGCCGACAACGGTTTCGACGTGGCCGAGCAGCTCACCGATGTGCCGGTGATCCTCATCTCGACCCACGACGAACAGGACTTCGCCGACCTGATCGCCGACAGCCCGGCCCGCGGATTCCTGCCCAAGTTCGCGCTGTCACCCGAGGCCATCCGCGGCCTGCTGCACGGCTGA
- a CDS encoding cupin domain-containing protein, translating into MTAAVTRGTHTLSLLDGEIVEENDFGSMRRVTADNLPILNRLSIKRVLLNPGAMRTPHWHANANELTYCVSGTALVSVLDNHSKFANFIVTAGQMFHIDSGALHHIENIGTDVAEFIIAFRNERPEDFGFGATFGAFTDAVLGNTYDLPASDLAKIRRDTGNLPLQDHKLAARVGDPEIPASAYFEDPHKFDIEAQAPGLNYASGNARFARDQFWPALKDISMYSLRVAEDGMREPHWHPVTAEMGYVQHGNARMTIMNPDGSLDTWTMTTGDMYFIPRAYPHHIENIGTDDWHFLIFFDQPFPADIGYRASASAYSREVLAAAFNTHIDDLPNFPFTPADPLIVGRRNPLD; encoded by the coding sequence ATGACTGCAGCAGTCACCCGTGGCACGCACACGTTGTCCCTGCTCGACGGCGAGATCGTCGAGGAAAACGACTTCGGCTCGATGCGCCGGGTCACCGCCGACAACCTGCCCATCCTGAACCGGTTGTCCATCAAGCGCGTGCTGCTCAACCCCGGCGCCATGCGCACCCCGCACTGGCACGCCAACGCCAACGAGCTGACCTACTGTGTGTCCGGAACCGCGCTGGTCTCGGTCCTGGACAACCACAGCAAGTTCGCCAACTTCATCGTCACGGCCGGCCAGATGTTCCACATCGACTCCGGGGCGCTGCACCACATCGAGAACATCGGCACCGACGTGGCCGAGTTCATCATCGCCTTCCGCAACGAACGTCCCGAAGACTTCGGGTTCGGCGCGACGTTCGGGGCCTTCACCGATGCGGTTCTGGGCAACACCTATGACCTGCCGGCCTCGGACCTGGCCAAGATCCGGCGCGACACCGGAAATCTCCCACTCCAAGACCACAAACTGGCCGCCCGCGTCGGTGACCCGGAGATCCCCGCATCGGCGTACTTCGAGGATCCGCACAAGTTCGACATCGAAGCCCAGGCACCGGGATTGAACTACGCCAGCGGCAACGCCAGGTTCGCCAGGGACCAGTTCTGGCCGGCGCTCAAGGACATCTCCATGTACTCGCTGCGGGTTGCCGAGGACGGGATGCGCGAACCACACTGGCATCCCGTCACTGCCGAGATGGGCTATGTCCAGCACGGCAACGCCCGGATGACTATCATGAATCCCGATGGCTCCCTTGATACCTGGACCATGACCACCGGTGACATGTACTTCATCCCGCGCGCCTACCCGCATCACATCGAGAACATCGGCACCGACGACTGGCACTTCCTGATTTTCTTCGACCAGCCGTTCCCCGCCGATATCGGCTACCGTGCCTCGGCGAGCGCCTACTCCCGCGAGGTGCTGGCCGCGGCCTTCAACACCCATATCGACGACCTGCCGAATTTCCCGTTCACCCCCGCCGATCCGCTGATCGTCGGCCGGCGTAATCCGCTGGACTGA